Proteins from one Phaenicophaeus curvirostris isolate KB17595 chromosome 18, BPBGC_Pcur_1.0, whole genome shotgun sequence genomic window:
- the SRSF6 gene encoding serine/arginine-rich splicing factor 6 — protein MPRVYIGRLSYHVREKDIQRFFSGYGRLLEVDLKNGYGFVEFEDSRDADDAVYELNGKDLCGERVIVEHARGPRRDRDGYSYSSRSGGGGGYSSRRQSGRDKYGPPVRTEYRLIVENLSSRCSWQDLKDFMRQAGEVTYADAHKERTNEGVIEFRSYSDMKRALDKLDGTEINGRKIRLVEDKPRSSHRRSYSGSRSRSRSRRRSRSRSRRSRSSRSRSRSVSKSRSRSKSRSRSKDRSRSRSKSRKSRSKSKSKPKSDRGSRSHSRSKEKSEKSRSRSRSRSRSPKENGKGDAKSKSRSRSRSRSNSPQQQPSAKARSESPPKRAASRSRSRSHSKSRSRSRSSSRD, from the exons ATGCCGCGCGTCTACATCGGGCGCCTGAGCTACCACGTCCGGGAGAAGGACATCCAGCGTTTCTTCAGCGGCTATGGCCGCCTGCTCGAGGTCGACCTCAAAAACGG TTACGGCTTCGTGGAGTTCGAGGACTCCCGAGATGCCGATGATGCCGTTTATGAGCTGAACGGCAAGGACCTGTGCGGGGAGCGTGTGATCGTGGAGCACGCCCGCGGCCCCCGCCGCGACCGCGATGGCTACAGCTACAGCAGCCGCA GTGGGGGTGGTGGCGGATATAGCAGTCGGAGACAATCTGGAAGAGATAAATATGGACCACCTGTTCGTACAGAGTACAGACTGATTGTTGAAAACCTTTCCAGTCGCTGTAGTTGGCAGGATTTGAAA GATTTCATGAGGCAGGCTGGGGAGGTCACCTATGCAGATGCTCACAAAGAACGTACAAATGAAGGAGTGATTGAGTTCCGATCATACTCGGACATGAAGCGTGCCCTGGATAAGCTGGATGGCACTGAGATCAATGGAAGGAAGATCAGGCTGGTTGAGGACAAGCCGCGGTCAAGCCATAGGCGCTCATACTCCGGCAGCAGGTCAAG GTCACGATCTCGAAGGCGGTCTAGAAGCAGGAGTCGCAGGAGCCGGAGCAGCCGCAGCAGGTCCCGTAGTGTCTCCAAAAGCCGGTCACG ATCCAAATCCAGGTCACGAAGCAAAGACCGTTCACGTTCCAGATCTAAAAGCAGGAAGTCGAGATCAAAGAGCAAATCAAAACCCAAGTCTGACAGGGGCTCACGCTCTCACAGCAGATCCAAGGAGAAGTCTGAGAAGTCTCGGTCCAGATCCAGGTCCAGGTCTCGCTCTCCCAAAGAAAATGGTAAAGGAGATGCTAAGTCTAAGTCCAGGTCACGGAGCAGGTCTCGTTCCAATTCTCCGCAGCAGCAGCCATCTGCCAAGGCTCGCTCAGAGTCACCACCCAAAAGAGCTGCGTCAAGGTCCCGCTCCAGGTCTCATTCAAAATCCCGCTCACGATCAAGATCTAGTTCGAGAGATTAA